A window of the Brachyhypopomus gauderio isolate BG-103 chromosome 14, BGAUD_0.2, whole genome shotgun sequence genome harbors these coding sequences:
- the LOC143475288 gene encoding serine/threonine-protein kinase pim-1-like isoform X1 yields MDRSLSPKAEGKGSKPRKVAQFRQNSVVPGPSRCRDCKATTSRASSNSGTPSPRSRKIKSEGDKEDITVLVPVGCGEKSTHTSWPSEKKKRRKRSAPTEGPVGASRSTAKRGREEEPLRQSRKRTGDAPQDLAPHPMETQARKRKREEECLESFTSRYTLGDLLGKGGCGAVYAGVRDADGKQIAIKIVPRSDKEQFITVPGETRSLPLEVALMEMVCKPPHCEHIVELLEWFECEDCFILILERPIPCMDLFDFLVLHQFQLPEPQARLIMHQVVQAVLHCHDRGVLHRDVKAENLLVNTDTLNVKLIDFGCGDLLTTGPYRLFKGTKLFSPPEWLVDKTYEGRQATIWSLGVLLYILVCGAMPFETVEDIVEADLCFKGIPSRGEKAEASLR; encoded by the exons CTGAGGGCAAGGGGAGCAAGCCCAGGAAAGTGGCCCAGTTCAGGCAGAACTCTGTGGTGCCTGGACCCTCCAGGTGCAGGGACTGCAAGGCCACTACAAGCAGAGCCTCTTCCAACTCTGGCACACCAAGTCCCAGGAGCAGAAAGATCAAGAGTGAAGGGGACAAAGAGGACATCACAGTTTTGGTGCCCGTTGGATGTGGTGAAAagtccacacacacctcgtGGCCCAGTGAgaaaaagaagaggaggaagcgCTCTGCCCCGACTGAAGGTCCCGTGGGGGCGTCCCGCTCCACTGCAAagcgagggagagaagaggaacCCCTGAGGCAGAGTAGGAAGAGAACAGGGGATGCTCCTCAAGACTTGGCACCCCACCCCATGGAGACGCaggcgaggaagaggaagagagaggaggagtgccTAG AGAGCTTCACTTCACGTTACACTTTGGGAGATCTCCTGGGCAAAGGAGGATGCGGCGCAGTGTATGCAGGAGTCCGCGATGCTGATGGAAAACAG ATCGCCATTAAAATTGTGCCAAGGAGTGACAAAGAGCAGTTCATCACTGTT CCTGGCGAAACTCGCAGTCTCCCCCTAGAGGTGGCTTTAATGGAGATGGTGTGCAAGCCGCCTCATTGTGAGCATATTGTGGAGCTCCTAGAATGGTTTGAGTGCGAGGACTGCTTCATCTTGATTCTGGAGCGACCCATCCCGTGCATGGACCTGTTTGACTTCTTGGTCTTGCACCAATTCCAACTGCCTGAGCCACAGGCACGACTGATCATGCATCAGGTGGTTCAGGCTGTCCTTCACTGCCATGACCGTGGAGTTCTACATAGAGACGTCAAGGCAGAGAACCTTCTGGTCAACACAGACACCCTTAATGTCAAGTTGATCGACTTTGGTTGTGGTGATCTGCTTACGACCGGACCATACAGGCTCTTTAAAG GCACCAAGTTATTCTCCCCACCTGAATGGCTGGTTGATAAGACGTATGAGGGCCGTCAAGCCACCATCTGGAGTCTGGGTGTGCTCCTCTACATTCTTGTCTGTGGAGCTATGCCCTTTGAGACGGTGGAGGACATTGTTGAGGCAGACCTGTGCTTCAAGGGAATCCCATCCAGAGGTGAAAAGGCAGAAGCATCTTTAAGATAA
- the LOC143475288 gene encoding serine/threonine-protein kinase pim-1-like isoform X2, which produces MDRSLSPKAEGKGSKPRKVAQFRQNSVVPGPSRCRDCKATTSRASSNSGTPSPRSRKIKSEGDKEDITVLVPVGCGEKSTHTSWPSEKKKRRKRSAPTEGPVGASRSTAKRGREEEPLRQSRKRTGDAPQDLAPHPMETQARKRKREEECLESFTSRYTLGDLLGKGGCGAVYAGVRDADGKQIAIKIVPRSDKEQFITVPGETRSLPLEVALMEMVCKPPHCEHIVELLEWFECEDCFILILERPIPCMDLFDFLVLHQFQLPEPQARLIMHQVVQAVLHCHDRGVLHRDVKAENLLVNTDTLNVKLIDFGCGDLLTTGPYRLFKGTKLFSPPEWLVDKTYEGRQATIWSLGVLLYILVCGAMPFETVEDIVEADLCFKGIPSRDSVLRTT; this is translated from the exons CTGAGGGCAAGGGGAGCAAGCCCAGGAAAGTGGCCCAGTTCAGGCAGAACTCTGTGGTGCCTGGACCCTCCAGGTGCAGGGACTGCAAGGCCACTACAAGCAGAGCCTCTTCCAACTCTGGCACACCAAGTCCCAGGAGCAGAAAGATCAAGAGTGAAGGGGACAAAGAGGACATCACAGTTTTGGTGCCCGTTGGATGTGGTGAAAagtccacacacacctcgtGGCCCAGTGAgaaaaagaagaggaggaagcgCTCTGCCCCGACTGAAGGTCCCGTGGGGGCGTCCCGCTCCACTGCAAagcgagggagagaagaggaacCCCTGAGGCAGAGTAGGAAGAGAACAGGGGATGCTCCTCAAGACTTGGCACCCCACCCCATGGAGACGCaggcgaggaagaggaagagagaggaggagtgccTAG AGAGCTTCACTTCACGTTACACTTTGGGAGATCTCCTGGGCAAAGGAGGATGCGGCGCAGTGTATGCAGGAGTCCGCGATGCTGATGGAAAACAG ATCGCCATTAAAATTGTGCCAAGGAGTGACAAAGAGCAGTTCATCACTGTT CCTGGCGAAACTCGCAGTCTCCCCCTAGAGGTGGCTTTAATGGAGATGGTGTGCAAGCCGCCTCATTGTGAGCATATTGTGGAGCTCCTAGAATGGTTTGAGTGCGAGGACTGCTTCATCTTGATTCTGGAGCGACCCATCCCGTGCATGGACCTGTTTGACTTCTTGGTCTTGCACCAATTCCAACTGCCTGAGCCACAGGCACGACTGATCATGCATCAGGTGGTTCAGGCTGTCCTTCACTGCCATGACCGTGGAGTTCTACATAGAGACGTCAAGGCAGAGAACCTTCTGGTCAACACAGACACCCTTAATGTCAAGTTGATCGACTTTGGTTGTGGTGATCTGCTTACGACCGGACCATACAGGCTCTTTAAAG GCACCAAGTTATTCTCCCCACCTGAATGGCTGGTTGATAAGACGTATGAGGGCCGTCAAGCCACCATCTGGAGTCTGGGTGTGCTCCTCTACATTCTTGTCTGTGGAGCTATGCCCTTTGAGACGGTGGAGGACATTGTTGAGGCAGACCTGTGCTTCAAGGGAATCCCATCCAGAG ATTCAGTTTTGAGGACCACATAA